The genomic DNA cctcccagTTGACGTTGCTTTGAGCCCTGATTGCGCCTCTTATTCGTCCTCAAATGGTCTGCTGCCAGGGGACGGCACGGCACTGCCTCTTGCGAGAACCGATTCGCCAGCGATTCTTTGGGCCTACACCACCGTGCGTGTCTCGGATCAGACGTTGTGCCTGACAGTCGACCGCCGCGGGTGGTGCGCAACGCACTTGGTCGACTCTCTTCAGCCGTGCCAGGGCTCTTAGTCGAAACCTGTCTGGACTCTCGTCGCTCGGATTATAAGTTTCGAGCGttggactggactggacccTTTCTCTGTGTCACATCGCCTGCCAATATCGAGTGAGGCCTACGGTTGTGCACATAGAGACGGCGTGCACTGACCCAcaggagcgacgacgacataTGACGGCTGAGCCTCCGCCTCTCGAGCTCTAGGTCCTTGCGGTCTATTAGGGCCAGAACAAACAGAATATCCTGTAACCCGACGACTAAAGAGAAAAgggacgacaacgacgagtCTTGGCAAAACCATGTCTGCTTCCTACCCGggcgccctgccgccgccacctggCGTCACGGCGGACCTCGATCACCCCCAAGATGTCCTGAAAACATGCCACTACGTCACGCAGGCGCTCACCCTCGTGTTCGTGACGGTATTTGTCGGCCTGCGAGTATACGCCAAGCGAAAGGTGCTGGTCAGCTCGCTGACCATGGACGACTGTAAGTCGCCACCCCCTTTACATTGGGGGTCAACGTACACGTGCAGTCGGGACATGGACGTTGTAACACGAATGGCACGACTAGACATCCGCTGACCACGTACAATAGATGCCATTTACTCTGCATATGTACGAGCGACGCACACGGCGACTTGTCCGGGGCTGGGTTGGACTCGGCACTGACGATTTTCAAACAGGTGTTTATGATCGGCTATTGCATATGCGCCTTCTTCAGTacgctgctggccctcgaTATTGGCGAAAGATTCAACAAGCGGACATGGCTGACTCGAATCTGTAGTGGGTTCTCACGGCGGTGGCCTTAACCAGTGGGACGTGAGCGTTACCCAGATTCAACCATACCTCAAGGTAAGTCAGTCTCTGGAAACAACATACACCAAGAGTCGGAACGTATGCAGCAAATGTATGCGGAATTCTAACTGTCCTGAACAACGTTTGGTTCTCCGACAGTCATGCTACGCGGCCACCCTCTTCTACGCGCCCATGGCCTTCACCGTCAAGCTGGCCCTGCTGGTCATGATCGTGCGCGTCTTCGGCAGCGTGCACCGCAAGACGCTCATCGGCATGTACgtgctcatcgccatcatcgtggCCTACTACGTGTCGGGCTTCTTCATCAAGGTCTTCATCTGCTGGCCCATCTCGGCGTACTGGCACGGCGAGAGCGACAAGTGCATGAACCAGagcgccatcatcaccgccgacgccatcatctcCGTCATCAGCGACCTCACcatcctgctgctccccACGCCGCTCACCTGGTCCCTGCAGCTGCCCCGGCGGAAgcgcgtccgcgtcgccggcctgctgtgcgcgggcggcatcgccacggCGTTTAGCATCTACCGCCTGGCGCTCATCATCACGGACAAGGCGAACCCGAACATGACCATTGTCTTTACCAAGGTCGTCCTGTCGGGGTAAGTCCCATCCACATCATACACGAATGACCTCGAAATGAAACACTCGGATTTCTTCATTCCACATGGTCCTTAACTGTACACTGACGTACGAGAACAAAAAAAGCAACGCCGAGGTGGGCATCGGCCTGATATGCGCCTGTCTGCCCGCCGTAAACGCCCTTTTCGTCCGCGCCAACCGCGGCTCCTCGTATCTGGCCCAGCAGAGCGACAACAGCGAttcccgccgcggcggtggcggtggcggcggcgggggcggtcAGATCGTGCTCACGCGATCCTTCCAGGTCGACCGCACccaggacggcaagaaggTCTTCGAGCTCGaactcgaggcgggcggtggttgcggcgacgaagccggtctcgtggcggccggccagcagccctCCGTGCTCAACAAGCAGTCGTCACATACCccgagccagccgccgagcTTGCGATCAGACGAGACATGCTGTtgaacacacacacaaaatACGATGAAAACGGGTTTTGTTTGCTTTTCGGACACTCTCCGAACTACATGTATTCCTAGCGGCGAGGTGCAGAAACGACGTCCGCAAGCCTGAGACCAGACAAGGTTACCCCTGGTctgtctttttttttcttttttttctgggCTGCTTCTTGCAGATTATTACCACCTGCAGCGGACGGgagtactactactgctgcaTTGCATGTCTTCACCCACCCCTTCGCAACAAGTGCAGGTGAAACCTACATGTGCTCGACGGCTGGGGCGTGGGGGTGGATTGACGGCTTCATGCGCATTGTTTCACCAGTCGACAGGATCTCGGACGAGAGCCAAGGACAGGATTGGTGCACGGAcacgcgggcgggcatgaCTGGAACATTATAGATCGTGTCTTGTAGACAATGTAACAACATCTGAGCTCCAGCAGAGACACCAAAACGGTtttctgtctctctctctcgatTGGGATCTGCAGCGTGTGTATGAGTCCGCTCGCTCTTCTCATCTTTCTAGGTCACGTACATTATGTACATGTAGTCTACACTGAG from Purpureocillium takamizusanense chromosome 4, complete sequence includes the following:
- a CDS encoding uncharacterized protein (COG:S~TransMembrane:7 (o31-50i70-89o109-131i143-166o186-211i223-246o266-285i)~EggNog:ENOG503P03I) → MSASYPGALPPPPGVTADLDHPQDVLKTCHYVTQALTLVFVTVFVGLRVYAKRKVLVSSLTMDDYAIYSAYVFMIGYCICAFFMGSHGGGLNQWDVSVTQIQPYLKSCYAATLFYAPMAFTVKLALLVMIVRVFGSVHRKTLIGMYVLIAIIVAYYVSGFFIKVFICWPISAYWHGESDKCMNQSAIITADAIISVISDLTILLLPTPLTWSLQLPRRKRVRVAGLLCAGGIATAFSIYRLALIITDKANPNMTIVFTKVVLSGNAEVGIGLICACLPAVNALFVRANRGSSYLAQQSDNSDSRRGGGGGGGGGGQIVLTRSFQVDRTQDGKKVFELELEAGGGCGDEAGLVAAGQQPSVLNKQSSHTPSQPPSLRSDETCC